One window of Corynebacterium sp. P3-F1 genomic DNA carries:
- the purN gene encoding phosphoribosylglycinamide formyltransferase, translated as MAETSQTSVAVLVSGSGTLLQAILDHQGSYRVDLVVADVECPALDRARSAGVRAEVVPLSGDRAEWNRQLADTVASAEPGVVVSAGFMRIVGEAFLARFEGRLINTHPALLPSFPGAHAVRDALAYGVKVTGTTVHYIDAGVDTGEIIAQRAVDVRAGETEEDLHERIKEVERALIVDTLNRAVTSTNGKVEFPA; from the coding sequence GTGGCAGAGACTTCTCAGACTTCTGTGGCGGTGCTCGTCTCCGGATCGGGGACGTTGCTCCAAGCGATTCTCGATCACCAGGGTTCCTACCGGGTCGACCTTGTTGTCGCCGATGTGGAATGTCCCGCGTTGGACCGTGCGCGGTCGGCGGGTGTCCGGGCCGAGGTCGTGCCGTTGTCCGGCGATCGGGCGGAATGGAACCGGCAGTTGGCGGATACGGTGGCCAGCGCGGAACCGGGCGTCGTTGTCTCGGCGGGCTTCATGCGGATTGTCGGGGAAGCCTTCCTCGCGCGTTTCGAAGGTCGCCTCATCAACACCCACCCGGCTCTGCTGCCTTCTTTCCCGGGCGCCCACGCGGTGCGCGATGCGCTAGCTTACGGCGTGAAGGTCACGGGGACGACTGTCCACTACATCGACGCCGGGGTGGACACCGGTGAGATTATCGCGCAGCGTGCGGTGGACGTGCGCGCGGGGGAGACTGAAGAAGACTTGCACGAACGCATCAAGGAGGTGGAGCGCGCGCTCATCGTGGACACGCTGAACCGCGCCGTCACCTCAACTAACGGAAAGGTCGAATTTCCAGCATGA
- the purH gene encoding bifunctional phosphoribosylaminoimidazolecarboxamide formyltransferase/IMP cyclohydrolase: protein MSNRTPIKRALISVFDKTGIEELASALAEAGVEIVSTGSTAQRIKDTGVDVTEVAELTGFPEVLEGRVKTLHPRVHAGILADLRKPEHAKQIEELGVEPFGLVVVNLYPFEETVASGAGFDDVVEMIDIGGPSMVRAAAKNHPSVAVVVDPAKYGEVIEAVKAGGFDEGQRRQLAADAFAHTARYDAAVSTWFDEQLGGSDALRYGENPHQAARIVSDGTGLAGAKQHGGKEMSFNNYQDADAAWRACWDHERPCVAVIKHANPCGIAVSETSIADAHAKAHACDPVSAYGGVIASNREVSLEMAEQIKPIFTEVVIAPSFDDDALELLQTKKNLRILTAEKPQSGVEEFKQISGGWLIQDRDVYQADGDKPENWELAAGEPADEQTLADLDFAWHAIRCVKSNAILIASDGAAVGVGMGQVNRVDSAKLAVDRANTLDEGRNRTNGAVAASDAFFPFADGFQILADAGVKAVVQPGGSIRDEEVIAAANEAGVTMYFTGTRHFAH, encoded by the coding sequence ATGAGCAACCGCACACCTATCAAACGCGCCCTGATCAGCGTCTTCGACAAGACTGGTATTGAAGAGCTGGCGTCGGCTCTCGCCGAGGCCGGGGTGGAGATCGTCTCCACCGGCTCCACCGCGCAGCGCATCAAGGACACGGGGGTGGATGTCACTGAGGTGGCGGAGCTCACCGGCTTCCCCGAGGTGCTCGAGGGTCGTGTGAAGACGCTGCACCCGCGCGTTCACGCTGGCATTCTGGCGGATCTGCGCAAGCCCGAGCACGCGAAGCAGATCGAGGAGCTCGGGGTGGAGCCGTTCGGCCTCGTTGTGGTGAACCTGTACCCGTTCGAAGAGACGGTCGCTTCCGGTGCAGGCTTCGACGACGTCGTGGAAATGATCGACATCGGTGGCCCGTCGATGGTGCGTGCGGCGGCGAAGAACCACCCGTCCGTGGCTGTGGTCGTCGACCCTGCCAAGTACGGCGAGGTCATCGAGGCTGTCAAAGCCGGCGGCTTCGACGAAGGGCAGCGGCGCCAGCTCGCCGCAGACGCGTTCGCGCACACAGCGCGTTACGATGCCGCCGTGTCCACATGGTTCGATGAGCAGCTGGGCGGCTCGGATGCCCTGCGCTACGGGGAGAACCCGCACCAGGCCGCCCGCATTGTCTCCGACGGGACTGGTCTGGCCGGTGCGAAGCAGCACGGCGGCAAAGAAATGTCGTTCAACAATTACCAGGACGCGGATGCGGCATGGCGCGCCTGCTGGGACCACGAGCGCCCCTGCGTCGCAGTGATCAAGCACGCCAACCCGTGCGGCATCGCCGTGTCCGAGACCTCGATCGCGGATGCGCACGCCAAGGCCCACGCGTGCGACCCGGTCAGCGCCTATGGCGGTGTGATCGCCTCCAACCGTGAGGTCAGCCTCGAGATGGCGGAGCAGATCAAGCCGATTTTCACCGAGGTCGTCATCGCCCCGAGCTTCGACGATGATGCCCTAGAGCTGCTCCAGACCAAGAAGAATCTGCGCATCCTCACCGCCGAGAAGCCGCAGAGCGGAGTCGAAGAGTTCAAGCAGATCTCCGGCGGCTGGCTCATCCAAGACCGCGATGTCTACCAGGCCGACGGCGACAAGCCAGAGAACTGGGAACTGGCCGCCGGTGAGCCGGCTGACGAGCAGACTCTGGCGGACCTCGACTTCGCATGGCACGCCATCCGGTGTGTGAAGTCCAACGCCATCCTCATCGCCAGCGACGGTGCAGCCGTCGGTGTGGGCATGGGCCAGGTCAACCGCGTCGACTCCGCCAAGCTCGCCGTCGATCGGGCCAACACCCTTGACGAGGGGCGCAACCGCACCAACGGCGCAGTTGCCGCGTCGGATGCGTTCTTCCCCTTCGCCGACGGATTCCAGATCCTCGCCGACGCCGGTGTGAAAGCGGTTGTTCAGCCCGGTGGGTCCATCCGTGACGAGGAAGTCATTGCTGCTGCGAATGAGGCGGGCGTGACCATGTACTTCACCGGCACACGCCACTTTGCCCACTAA
- the rpsR gene encoding 30S ribosomal protein S18 — protein sequence MKRNNNRKVRMEQSRRPKKNPLKAKGIEAVDYKDIETLRLFISDRHKIRSRRVTGLTPQQQRQVATAVKNAREMALLPFTSR from the coding sequence ATGAAGCGCAATAACAACCGCAAGGTGCGGATGGAGCAGTCCCGCCGCCCGAAGAAGAACCCGCTCAAGGCCAAGGGCATCGAAGCTGTGGACTACAAGGACATTGAGACCTTGCGTCTGTTCATCTCCGACCGCCACAAGATCCGTTCGCGTCGCGTCACTGGCCTGACGCCGCAGCAGCAGCGCCAAGTCGCTACCGCTGTGAAAAACGCGCGCGAGATGGCTCTGCTGCCGTTCACCAGCCGCTAA
- the rpsN gene encoding 30S ribosomal protein S14, with translation MAKKSKIAKNEKRKEIVERYAERRQELKAIIRNPETSDEDRLEAQFELNRQPRDASPARVRNRDSHDGRPRGYLRKFGLSRVRMREMAHRGELPGVRKSSW, from the coding sequence ATGGCGAAGAAGTCCAAGATCGCTAAGAACGAGAAGCGCAAGGAGATCGTCGAGCGTTACGCTGAGCGCCGTCAGGAGCTCAAGGCGATTATCCGCAACCCGGAGACGTCCGACGAGGACCGTCTCGAGGCTCAGTTCGAGCTCAACCGTCAGCCGCGCGACGCCTCCCCGGCTCGCGTACGTAACCGCGACTCGCACGACGGCCGCCCCCGCGGCTACCTCCGCAAGTTCGGCCTTTCCCGCGTCCGTATGCGCGAGATGGCCCACCGCGGTGAGCTGCCGGGCGTCCGCAAGTCCTCGTGGTAA
- the rpmG gene encoding 50S ribosomal protein L33 produces the protein MARNDIRPIIKLKSTAGTGYTYVTRKNKRNNPDRITLKKYDPVARKHVEFREER, from the coding sequence ATGGCACGTAACGATATCCGCCCGATCATCAAGCTCAAGAGCACCGCGGGCACCGGCTACACCTACGTCACCCGTAAGAACAAGCGCAACAACCCGGACCGCATTACTTTGAAGAAGTACGATCCGGTTGCGCGCAAGCACGTTGAATTCCGCGAGGAGCGATAA
- the rpmB gene encoding 50S ribosomal protein L28, with the protein MSAHCQVTGKKPGFGKTVSHSHRRHSRRWNPNVQKRRFYLPSEGRTITLNVSTKGLKIIDRDGIESVVAQIRARGEKI; encoded by the coding sequence ATGTCGGCACATTGCCAGGTCACGGGAAAAAAGCCGGGTTTCGGCAAAACCGTGTCTCACTCGCACCGCCGCCACTCGCGCCGTTGGAACCCCAACGTGCAGAAGCGGCGTTTCTACCTGCCCTCTGAGGGCCGTACCATCACGCTCAACGTTTCCACCAAGGGTCTGAAGATCATCGACCGTGACGGCATCGAGTCCGTCGTCGCTCAGATCCGCGCCCGAGGGGAGAAGATCTAG
- a CDS encoding SLC13 family permease produces MDTFPKSLPQGLLRWSLCAAALIPSAAFLAVSAPGELASVARRLAPVLLFVAGMSVTVNLAASAGAFDAIARGLEKWTRSQRALWGGIVGIAAVCTIFLSLDTTAIMITPMAVALARRNGLKVVPVAFAVMWIANLGSMLLPVSNLTNLLAAGSHQFASEADFIRLAAAPAGAALLVAIAASWIAYIRDKGEPATPPVSVGSGDHGSALQIALIVLALLPPALLSPIPYWAVRTLAAAVLYATAGHLRRGEGLVPWFSVALAATFSFGATAAIAAGLELNISGLLPIAAAGALAANTANNLHGK; encoded by the coding sequence ATGGACACATTCCCGAAATCGCTTCCGCAGGGCCTGCTGCGCTGGTCACTGTGCGCTGCCGCGCTGATTCCCAGCGCGGCCTTCCTCGCTGTCTCCGCTCCAGGAGAGCTGGCGAGCGTCGCGCGGCGGCTCGCCCCGGTCCTGCTTTTTGTGGCGGGCATGTCCGTGACAGTGAATCTCGCCGCGTCCGCCGGAGCATTCGATGCCATTGCCCGCGGACTGGAGAAATGGACCCGCTCGCAGCGGGCGCTGTGGGGCGGCATTGTCGGGATCGCGGCCGTTTGCACGATCTTCCTGTCGCTCGACACCACGGCGATCATGATCACCCCGATGGCCGTAGCCCTCGCACGCCGGAATGGTCTGAAGGTGGTGCCGGTGGCGTTCGCCGTGATGTGGATCGCGAACCTCGGCTCGATGCTGCTTCCGGTGTCGAACCTGACCAACCTGCTCGCCGCTGGCTCTCACCAATTCGCGTCCGAGGCCGATTTCATTCGCCTTGCTGCGGCACCGGCGGGCGCGGCACTGCTCGTCGCCATTGCCGCGTCGTGGATTGCGTACATAAGGGATAAAGGTGAGCCAGCGACACCGCCCGTAAGCGTGGGATCAGGCGACCACGGTTCCGCCCTGCAGATCGCACTCATCGTGCTTGCGCTGCTTCCCCCGGCGTTGCTCTCCCCTATTCCCTATTGGGCCGTGAGAACACTGGCCGCAGCAGTGCTGTACGCGACCGCCGGCCATCTGCGCCGTGGCGAAGGCTTGGTGCCTTGGTTCTCCGTTGCCCTTGCGGCGACTTTTTCCTTCGGCGCCACCGCCGCCATCGCAGCGGGATTGGAGTTGAATATCTCGGGCCTGTTGCCGATTGCCGCCGCGGGCGCCCTCGCCGCCAACACGGCAAATAATCTTCACGGCAAATAA
- a CDS encoding type B 50S ribosomal protein L31, producing MKKDIHPDYHPVIFQDAGTGHQFLTRSTATSDRTAQWEDGNDYPLIVVDVTSESHPFWTGAQRVMDTAGRVEKFNRRFGGMARRKKKSAN from the coding sequence ATGAAGAAAGATATTCACCCCGATTACCACCCGGTGATCTTCCAGGACGCAGGCACAGGCCACCAGTTCCTGACCCGTTCCACCGCGACCTCCGACCGCACCGCACAGTGGGAGGACGGCAACGATTACCCGCTCATCGTCGTCGACGTGACTAGCGAGTCCCACCCGTTCTGGACCGGCGCACAGCGTGTCATGGATACCGCTGGCCGTGTCGAGAAGTTCAACCGCCGTTTCGGCGGTATGGCCCGCCGCAAGAAGAAGTCCGCCAACTAA
- the rpmF gene encoding 50S ribosomal protein L32 has protein sequence MATPKFRKSRSNTHHRRSQWKADNAELQEVKIDGQTVRIPRRLIKAAEQGLIDVEQF, from the coding sequence ATGGCAACACCGAAGTTCCGCAAGTCCCGTTCGAACACGCACCACCGCCGTTCGCAGTGGAAGGCAGACAACGCCGAGCTGCAGGAGGTCAAGATCGACGGTCAGACCGTGCGTATCCCGCGCCGCTTGATCAAGGCCGCAGAGCAGGGCCTGATCGACGTCGAGCAGTTCTAA
- a CDS encoding S1C family serine protease: MQAAPQRKRGVGAVTAIALSLVTGLVSGVAGGYVAGSIAGSAKETAQSTNIGASDNDNALEAPVKPDKAQAADGSVEKVAESVLPAVVSIEVATRTSGAEGSGSIISSDGKVLTNHHVVAEAAGVGAQMQVTLNDGTKHPATFIASDVNTDIAVIQIEGVKDLPTIQFGDSDSLAVGQPVVAVGSPLGLSATVTTGIVSALNRPVRASQGGGESSLMDGIQTDAAINPGNSGGPLVDMNGHLIGMNSVIASLSQGQSGEAGSIGLGFAIPSNFARRVAEQLINEGKARQPMMGVEVDIRQASGGALVSRVQPGSPAEKGGLRPGDVVTRINDRPIESSDALVAATRSFDFGETVQLEVESQGSDETRTVEVTLSSE, encoded by the coding sequence GTGCAAGCAGCTCCGCAACGCAAGCGGGGAGTGGGAGCTGTAACGGCGATCGCCCTCTCGCTCGTCACCGGCCTGGTTTCGGGTGTGGCGGGTGGCTACGTCGCCGGTTCGATCGCCGGGAGTGCGAAGGAGACCGCGCAATCGACGAACATCGGTGCCAGCGACAACGACAATGCGCTGGAAGCGCCTGTGAAACCCGATAAGGCACAGGCAGCAGATGGTTCGGTGGAGAAGGTCGCAGAATCTGTCCTGCCAGCTGTCGTGTCCATTGAGGTGGCCACGCGCACGAGCGGGGCAGAGGGCTCCGGCTCCATCATCAGCTCCGATGGCAAGGTTCTCACGAACCACCACGTTGTCGCGGAAGCAGCGGGAGTAGGTGCGCAAATGCAGGTCACGCTTAACGACGGCACGAAGCACCCCGCCACTTTCATTGCCTCCGATGTGAACACTGATATCGCGGTGATCCAGATTGAAGGTGTGAAGGACTTGCCGACGATTCAATTCGGTGATTCTGACAGCCTGGCCGTTGGGCAGCCGGTCGTGGCAGTCGGATCGCCGCTCGGACTGTCGGCGACGGTGACGACAGGTATCGTCTCCGCCCTCAATCGCCCGGTGCGCGCGTCGCAAGGGGGAGGAGAGAGTTCCCTGATGGACGGCATTCAGACTGATGCCGCGATCAACCCCGGAAACTCCGGTGGGCCGTTGGTGGACATGAATGGACACCTCATCGGCATGAACTCCGTCATTGCCTCTCTCTCGCAAGGCCAGTCTGGCGAAGCTGGTTCTATCGGCCTCGGCTTCGCCATCCCGTCCAATTTCGCGCGGCGCGTTGCGGAGCAACTCATCAACGAGGGCAAAGCCCGGCAACCGATGATGGGGGTCGAGGTGGATATCCGCCAGGCCTCCGGCGGAGCTTTGGTGAGCAGAGTGCAGCCGGGCAGCCCCGCAGAAAAGGGCGGATTGCGGCCTGGGGACGTGGTCACACGCATCAACGACCGGCCGATCGAGTCCTCCGATGCACTTGTGGCCGCGACCCGTTCGTTCGATTTCGGTGAGACCGTTCAACTCGAAGTGGAGTCGCAGGGATCTGATGAGACGAGAACGGTAGAGGTGACCCTCAGTTCCGAGTAG
- a CDS encoding molybdenum cofactor biosynthesis protein B translates to MSNTIDALDLHEPDEAYLLASEAEVELPAQPCALAVLISDHKRGGAIAEGSDQLVFELLQEMGYKVDGVVSVKSKKSEIRKVIETAVVGGVDLVVTIGGTGVGPRDKAPEATRAVIDQLVPGVGQAVRSSGQACGAVDACTSRGICGVSGSTVVVNLAPSRAAIRDGMSTIAPLVAHLISELRKYSVQ, encoded by the coding sequence ATGTCTAACACTATCGACGCTTTAGACCTCCATGAGCCCGACGAGGCTTACCTGCTCGCCTCCGAGGCGGAGGTAGAGTTGCCGGCTCAGCCGTGTGCGCTCGCAGTGTTGATCAGCGACCATAAACGGGGTGGCGCCATCGCCGAGGGATCTGATCAGCTGGTCTTCGAACTCTTGCAGGAAATGGGCTACAAGGTCGATGGTGTCGTGAGCGTCAAGTCCAAGAAATCCGAGATCCGCAAGGTCATTGAGACCGCGGTGGTGGGTGGCGTGGACCTCGTGGTCACCATCGGGGGCACCGGTGTCGGGCCACGCGATAAGGCACCGGAGGCCACTCGCGCGGTGATCGACCAGCTGGTTCCGGGTGTCGGCCAGGCGGTGCGCTCCTCCGGCCAGGCGTGCGGTGCCGTGGACGCGTGCACGTCGCGCGGCATCTGCGGTGTCTCGGGTTCTACCGTCGTGGTCAATTTGGCACCGTCTCGCGCCGCGATCCGGGACGGCATGTCCACCATCGCGCCGCTGGTGGCACACCTCATTAGCGAGCTGCGCAAGTACAGCGTGCAGTAG
- the mscL gene encoding large-conductance mechanosensitive channel protein MscL has translation MLQGFKDFIMRGNVIDLAVGVVIGAAFTAIVTAFSDNLINPLINSVGGVDFSPLGFNVIPDNDATFMDFGALLTAIINFLLIAAVVYFLIVAPMNKLDEQQKRRKGIDPDAVDPTEQELLTEIRDLLAEGKNPQIKG, from the coding sequence ATGCTCCAAGGCTTTAAAGACTTCATCATGCGCGGAAACGTCATCGACCTCGCAGTCGGTGTTGTGATCGGTGCCGCATTCACCGCTATCGTGACCGCGTTCTCCGACAACCTCATTAACCCGCTGATCAACTCCGTCGGCGGCGTCGACTTCTCCCCCCTCGGCTTCAACGTCATCCCGGACAACGACGCCACCTTCATGGACTTCGGTGCCCTGCTCACCGCCATCATCAACTTCCTGCTGATCGCTGCTGTCGTGTACTTCCTCATCGTCGCCCCGATGAACAAGCTGGACGAGCAGCAGAAGCGCCGCAAGGGCATCGACCCGGATGCCGTGGACCCGACCGAGCAGGAGCTGCTCACCGAGATCCGCGACCTTCTCGCGGAAGGCAAGAACCCGCAGATCAAGGGTTAG
- a CDS encoding SAF domain-containing protein, which translates to MDFIDLLRTPGYKRAVALRRGAAVVLVLCAGLSALLNRASSDPRVVVFARDVQPGTVLANSDVDLRPLPEEVSPPAALTSVDAVEGQIVASHASAGEVVAPTRLIGPDLTRALVGDDAGKYTMVPVKLAEPDIIPMLHHGDHVSVVTAGDGSPQTVADSGIVILAGTPEDENSSSVLLLLRHGDAAAVAAASLTSALAVVIAVAS; encoded by the coding sequence ATGGACTTCATTGACCTGCTCCGCACCCCCGGTTACAAAAGAGCCGTCGCATTGCGCAGGGGCGCCGCCGTCGTGCTCGTGCTCTGCGCAGGGCTGAGTGCTCTACTCAATCGAGCTAGTTCCGACCCGCGCGTGGTTGTATTCGCCCGCGATGTCCAACCGGGCACTGTCCTCGCAAACAGCGATGTCGACCTGAGGCCGCTGCCGGAGGAGGTCTCACCGCCGGCAGCACTCACCTCCGTCGACGCGGTGGAAGGGCAGATCGTGGCTTCACACGCCTCGGCAGGGGAGGTAGTCGCGCCCACCCGCCTGATCGGCCCCGACCTCACGCGCGCCCTCGTCGGAGATGATGCGGGAAAATACACCATGGTCCCGGTCAAGCTCGCTGAACCCGACATCATTCCGATGCTCCATCACGGGGACCACGTCTCTGTAGTCACAGCCGGAGACGGTTCTCCGCAAACGGTCGCCGATTCCGGAATCGTGATTCTGGCAGGAACCCCGGAGGATGAGAACAGCTCGAGCGTGCTCCTCCTGTTGCGTCACGGGGACGCTGCAGCAGTCGCAGCCGCATCCCTTACATCGGCCCTTGCAGTGGTGATAGCGGTCGCCTCTTAG
- a CDS encoding 5-formyltetrahydrofolate cyclo-ligase, giving the protein MSGVGHSANQQSVSKAEVRAEARRRRASAEHSLIDAAVVSHLLAWLGEPCRVAAYSPLPGEPGGPNLVPALAEHHEVWLPITPREGDLRWGRFDGALRKGAQYGILEPEGPGEPRLSAIPCDAVIVPALGVDRSGVRLGQGAGYYDRALDGVECPIVALVYDHEVHETLPFESHDHPVGGAVTQTGFIRLGTGTGGPAVQ; this is encoded by the coding sequence GTGTCAGGTGTAGGCCACTCCGCAAACCAGCAGTCCGTTTCCAAGGCAGAAGTTCGTGCTGAAGCGCGGCGTCGTCGCGCATCAGCGGAGCATTCGCTTATCGACGCCGCGGTGGTATCCCACCTCCTCGCCTGGCTCGGGGAGCCCTGCCGAGTGGCAGCCTACTCCCCTCTCCCCGGTGAGCCGGGCGGGCCGAACCTCGTCCCCGCGCTGGCGGAGCACCATGAGGTCTGGCTCCCCATCACCCCGCGGGAAGGAGACCTCCGCTGGGGGCGGTTTGACGGTGCACTGCGCAAGGGAGCTCAGTACGGAATTCTGGAACCTGAGGGACCGGGTGAACCCCGCCTCAGTGCCATTCCATGCGATGCCGTTATCGTTCCCGCGCTCGGTGTAGACCGTTCTGGCGTACGTCTGGGACAGGGTGCCGGTTATTACGACCGGGCCCTCGACGGGGTGGAATGCCCCATCGTGGCACTCGTCTACGACCACGAGGTACATGAGACACTGCCCTTCGAATCTCACGACCATCCAGTGGGCGGGGCCGTGACACAGACAGGCTTCATTCGGTTGGGAACCGGAACGGGCGGTCCCGCAGTCCAATAA
- a CDS encoding UTP--glucose-1-phosphate uridylyltransferase produces the protein MQNPDQSPHAADSRASVKTVVVPAAGMGTRFLPATKTVPKELLPVVDTPGIELIAEEAAQLGAHRLAVVTAPGKGEVMGHFGDFENLRSTLLARGKQEQADKVARAAEIIAAEAVVQEEPLGLGHAVGCAESILDDDEDVVAVMLPDDLVLPTGVMEKMADVRGKLGGSVLCAFQVSPEEVFNYGVFDVREVDADLGVDAAKVKRVVGMVEKPDPEDAPSTFVATGRYLLDRGIFDALRRITPGKGGELQLTDAIELMINEGHPVHVVVHDGKRHDLGNPGGYIPANVDFGLRHEKYGPALYKAIKQIVADFETENPQLRTR, from the coding sequence ATGCAGAATCCTGACCAGAGCCCGCACGCTGCCGATTCCCGCGCCAGTGTGAAGACGGTCGTTGTGCCTGCCGCCGGTATGGGGACGCGTTTCCTTCCGGCGACGAAGACCGTTCCGAAAGAACTGCTGCCTGTCGTGGACACTCCGGGCATTGAGCTGATCGCTGAGGAAGCAGCTCAATTGGGCGCGCACCGGCTGGCAGTCGTGACCGCGCCGGGCAAGGGTGAGGTCATGGGCCACTTCGGTGATTTTGAGAATCTCCGCTCCACGCTGCTGGCCCGGGGAAAGCAGGAGCAGGCGGACAAGGTTGCCCGTGCCGCCGAAATCATCGCCGCGGAGGCCGTGGTGCAGGAAGAGCCCCTCGGTCTGGGGCACGCGGTGGGCTGTGCCGAGTCCATTCTCGACGACGATGAGGATGTCGTGGCCGTGATGCTTCCGGATGATTTGGTGTTGCCCACCGGTGTCATGGAGAAGATGGCGGATGTGCGGGGGAAGCTCGGTGGGTCCGTGCTGTGTGCTTTCCAGGTCAGCCCGGAAGAAGTGTTCAACTATGGTGTCTTCGACGTGCGCGAGGTCGACGCCGATTTGGGCGTGGATGCCGCGAAGGTCAAGCGTGTTGTGGGGATGGTGGAAAAGCCGGATCCGGAGGACGCGCCGTCCACCTTTGTGGCAACGGGACGTTATCTTCTCGACCGCGGCATTTTCGACGCGCTCCGCCGCATCACTCCGGGCAAGGGCGGGGAATTGCAGCTGACGGATGCAATCGAGCTGATGATCAACGAGGGCCACCCGGTCCACGTTGTTGTTCACGACGGTAAGCGCCACGATTTGGGTAACCCCGGCGGCTACATTCCCGCGAACGTTGATTTCGGTCTACGCCATGAGAAGTACGGGCCGGCGCTGTATAAAGCGATCAAGCAGATCGTCGCGGATTTTGAGACGGAGAACCCGCAGCTCCGGACCCGGTAG
- the glp gene encoding gephyrin-like molybdotransferase Glp codes for MRSVDDHLALILDATMRPEPIRIGITDALGLMCAEEVQANAPLPGFSQAAVDGYAVRAVDVGGGKSLGQREDAPVHDASLPVVGEVAAGSQKPLRLQPRQAVRVATGAPLPTLADAVLPLEWSDRGRKRVTPHRPVRSGDFIRREGDDIQPGDIAVRSGAVLGPAQIGLLAATGRGKVLVYPRPRVTVMSYGLELVDIDRKPGLGQVFDVSSYAVASAAKDAGAEVNRVGIINAEPRRLKEQLAVQAQKSEFLIVTGAVGGSSATPIQNALGELGDIDTTRVAMHPGSAQGFGLIGQDRIPVFLLPSNPVSALVVFEALIRPAIRTSLGKRVPTRRAVKARSLGPLESIPGRIGFIRARLMRDAETHDYLVDGIGGLSGRPAHLLAGLAEANAIIRIPADVTEVRPGDIVDVLFLQQRA; via the coding sequence ATGCGTAGTGTCGACGACCACCTCGCCCTGATTCTCGATGCGACGATGAGGCCCGAGCCGATTCGCATCGGCATCACCGACGCGCTCGGCCTCATGTGCGCAGAAGAGGTGCAGGCGAATGCGCCGCTGCCCGGATTCTCCCAGGCGGCAGTCGACGGTTACGCAGTCCGTGCTGTCGACGTCGGTGGCGGCAAGAGCCTCGGCCAGCGCGAGGACGCGCCGGTGCACGACGCATCGCTTCCAGTGGTGGGTGAAGTTGCCGCGGGGTCGCAGAAACCGCTGCGGCTTCAGCCGCGTCAGGCGGTACGCGTCGCCACTGGTGCACCCCTGCCCACACTCGCCGATGCGGTGCTCCCCCTCGAATGGTCCGACCGCGGACGGAAGCGAGTTACCCCGCACCGCCCGGTCCGCTCGGGAGACTTCATCCGGCGTGAGGGGGACGATATTCAGCCGGGCGACATTGCGGTACGTTCCGGGGCAGTTTTGGGTCCCGCCCAGATCGGCCTGCTCGCCGCCACCGGCCGCGGCAAGGTGCTGGTCTATCCGCGGCCGCGCGTGACCGTGATGTCCTACGGTCTCGAGCTCGTCGACATCGACCGCAAACCCGGTCTGGGGCAGGTTTTCGACGTCAGCTCCTACGCTGTAGCATCCGCTGCGAAAGATGCCGGCGCAGAAGTCAACCGGGTGGGCATCATCAATGCGGAGCCCCGCCGTCTGAAGGAACAATTGGCTGTCCAGGCCCAGAAGAGCGAGTTTCTGATCGTAACTGGTGCTGTCGGCGGATCCAGCGCAACACCGATCCAGAATGCGTTGGGGGAACTGGGGGACATCGACACCACGCGCGTGGCCATGCATCCGGGTTCCGCGCAGGGCTTCGGCCTGATAGGGCAGGACCGCATCCCGGTGTTTCTGCTGCCGTCGAACCCCGTCAGCGCGCTCGTGGTGTTCGAAGCCCTAATCCGCCCCGCCATTCGCACCTCGCTGGGGAAACGTGTTCCCACCCGCCGCGCGGTGAAGGCGCGGTCGCTTGGCCCGCTCGAGTCGATTCCGGGACGCATCGGGTTCATCCGTGCCCGGCTCATGCGCGACGCCGAAACGCACGACTATCTTGTCGATGGAATCGGGGGATTGTCCGGCAGACCGGCGCACCTACTGGCGGGGCTCGCGGAAGCGAACGCGATTATCCGCATCCCGGCCGACGTGACTGAAGTGCGCCCCGGTGACATCGTGGATGTTCTTTTTCTCCAGCAGCGAGCCTAG